In Camelina sativa cultivar DH55 chromosome 16, Cs, whole genome shotgun sequence, a single window of DNA contains:
- the LOC104751548 gene encoding cyclin-dependent kinase B2-1-like, translating to MDEGVIAVSAMDAFEKLEKVGEGTYGKVYRAREKATGKIVALKKTRLHEDEEGVPSTTLREISILRMLARDPHIVRLMDVKQGLSKEGKTVLYLVFEYLDTDVKKFIRSFRSTVKNIPPHTIKSLMYQLCKGMAFCHGHGILHRDLKPHNLLMDPKTMRLKIADLGLARAFTLPMKKYTHEILTLWYRAPEVLLGATHYSTAVDMWSVGCVFAELVTNQAIFQGDSELQQLLHIFKLLGTPDEEMWPGVNTLKNWHEYPQWKPSSLSSAVPNLDEAGLDLLSKMLQYEPAKRISAKMAMEHPYFNDLPDKSSL from the exons ATGGACGAGGGAGTAATAGCTGTTTCCGCCATGGACGCTTTCGAGAAGCTTGAGAAAGTTGGGGAAGGGACTTACGGGAAAGTTTACAGAGCCAGAGAGAAAGCTACCGGCAAAATCGTCGCTCTGAAGAAGACGCGTCTCCATGAGGACGAAGAAGGCGTTCCTTCCACCACTCTCCGCGAGATCTCCATCTTGCGCATGCTCGCTCGCGATCCCCACATCGTTAG GTTGATGGACGTTAAGCAAGGACTAAGCAAAGAAGGCAAAACTGTACTGTACCTGGTTTTTGAATACTTGGATACTGATGTCAAGAAGTTCATCAGAAGTTTCCGTAGCACTGTCAAGAACATTCCACCCCACACTATCAAg AGCTTGATGTACCAACTTTGTAAAGGAATGGCTTTCTGCCATGGCCACGGGATATTGCACAG AGATCTTAAGCCTCACAATCTCTTGATGGATCCCAAGACGATGAGGCTCAAAATTGCAGATCTTGGTTTAGCAAGAGCCTTCACTCTGCCAATGAAGAAGTATACCCATGAG ATATTGACTCTATGGTATAGAGCTCCAGAAGTTCTTCTTGGGGCAACCCATTACTCTACAGCTGTGGATATGTGGTCTGTTGGCTGCGTTTTTG CTGAACTTGTGACCAACCAGGCAATCTTTCAGGGAGACTCTGAGCTCCAACAGCTCCTCCATATTTTCAA GTTGCTTGGGACACCCGATGAAGAAATGTGGCCTGGCGTGAACACACTCAAGAACTGGCATGAATACCCACAGTGGAAACCCTCGAGTCTCTCCTCAGCTGTTCCAAACCTCGACGAGGCTGGACTTGATCTTCTCTCT AAAATGCTGCAGTACGAGCCAGCGAAACGAATCTCAGCGAAGATGGCTATGGAGCATCCTTACTTTAATGATCTGCCAGACAAGTCTTCTCTCTAA
- the LOC104751549 gene encoding protein PIN-LIKES 3-like: MIRWLFLFFIWNKTVLTLISRSVSLTHRHTSYKKILALEDYKKLEVEMKLLELFIASSKPVVETLLITSVGFYLALDRVNLLGPDARKHLNNIVFYVFSPSLIGSRLADSVTYESLVKMWFMPVNVLLTFIIGSLLGWIVIVITKPPSHLRGLIICCCASGNLGTMPLIIIPAICKEKGGPFGDPESCEKYGMGYVTLSMTMGTVYSWTYIYNLMRVLSNSPVETLHSVESNYNSCKVPLISSKEEEEEDNHNKVGRWEKLKRRVVSLSEKVDLASIFAPATIAAIIALLIGLITPLRNLLIGTVAPLRVIQDSLTLLGDGAIPAMTLIMGGNLLKGLTMSSGITSSGITKSSIIGVLVARYILLPISGVLIVRGAYKLDLVTSEPLYQFVLLLQYAVPPAMNLGTMTQLFGSGESECSVIMLWTYSLASISLTLWPTFFMWLVA; the protein is encoded by the exons ATGATACGTTggctttttctctttttcatatgGAACAAAACAGTTCTTACTCTTATCTCTAGATCTGTCTCTCTCACACACAGACACACTTCCTATAAAAAG ATTCTAGCTTTGgaagattataaaaaattggAAGTAGAGATGAAGCTTTTGGAGTTGTTTATAGCTTCATCTAAACCAGTTGTGGAGACTCTGTTGATAACATCAGTTGGATTTTATTTGGCTCTCGACAGAGTCAATCTTCTTGGTCCTGATGCTCGCAAACATTTGAACAAC ATTGTCTTCTATGTGTTTAGTCCTTCGCTTATTGGAAGCCGCTTGGCAGATAGTGTTACATATGAAAGCTTGGTGAAAAT GTGGTTTATGCCGGTCAATGTTCTGCTCACATTCATCATTGGTTCGTTACTCGGCTGGATTGTTATTGTCATCACTAAGCCTCCTTCGCATCTTCGTGGTCTCATCATTTGTTGTTGTGCTTCTG GGAATTTGGGAACAATGCCTCTCATTATCATCCCAGCcatttgtaaagaaaaaggaGGTCCATTTGGAGATCCTGAGAGTTGCGAGAAATATGGAATGGGTTATGTTACACTCTCCATGACT ATGGGAACGGTGTACTCATGGACTTACATATACAATCTTATGCGTGTGCTTTCGAACTCTCCCGTTGAAACCCTACATTCTGTTGAATCCAACTACAACAGCTGCAAAGTACCACTTATTTcttccaaggaagaagaagaagaagacaaccatAATAAG GTTGGGAGGTGGGAAAAGCTTAAGCGAAGAGTTGTTTCTCTGTCAGAGAAAGTCGACCTTGCGTCAATATTTGCTCCAGCAACTATTGCTGCG ATTATCGCCCTCCTGATTGGGCTCATCACTCCTTTAAGGAACCTACTAATCGGCACAGTAGCGCCTCTCCGTGTCATTCAAGACTCATTAACTCTATTGGG AGATGGGGCCATTCCTGCTATGACCCTGATTATGGGAGGAAACCTACTTAAAGGTCTGACGATGAGTTCAGGAATAACGAGTTCAGGAATTACAAAGTCCAGCATTATCGGCGTCTTGGTTGCACGTTACATTTTGCTGCCTATAAGCGGTGTTTTAATCGTGAGAGGAGCATACAAGTTGGATTTAGTTACCTCAGAACCCTTGTACCAATTCGTTCTCCTTCTTCAGTATGCTGTCCCACCAGCCATGAATCTAG GTACAATGACCCAATTATTCGGGTCTGGGGAGAGTGAATGCTCAGTGATTATGCTCTGGACTTACTCTTTGGCTTCGATTTCACTCACTCTTTGGCCTACATTCTTCATGTGGCTTGTGGCTTAA
- the LOC104751547 gene encoding protein PIN-LIKES 3-like yields the protein MMKILDLFITSLKPVVEILLITSVGFYLALDGVNLLGQDARKHLNNIVFYVFSPTLIGSRLVDSVTYESLVKMWFMPINVLFTFMIGSFLGWLVVVITKPPRHLRGLVVGCCAAGNLGNLPLIIVPAVCKEKGGPFGDPESCQKYGLGYVSLSMAIGAVYIWTYVYNLMRVLSNSPVEIPHDSVESNYDSCKVPLISSTEEEEEDYHKVGRWEKVKRRLVSLSEKVNLRTIFAPSTIAAMIALVIGIITPIRKLVIGTEAPLRVLQDSVTLVGDGAIPAITLIIGGNLLKGMRSSGMKMSSIIGVLVARYVLLPICGVLIVRGAYKLDLITKEPLYQFVLLLQYAVPPAMNLGTITQLFGTGESECSVMMLWTYSLASVSLTVWPTFFMWLVA from the exons atgatgaAGATATTGGATCTGTTCATCACTTCACTTAAACCAGTTGTGGAGATTCTTTTGATAACTTCTGTCGGATTCTATTTGGCTCTTGACGGTGTCAATCTTCTCGGTCAAGATGCTCGTAAACACTTGAACAAC ATTGTCTTCTATGTGTTTAGTCCTACGCTTATCGGAAGCCGTTTAGTTGATAGTGTTACTTATGAGAGCTTGGTGAAAAT GTGGTTTATGCCGATTAATGTTCTGTTCACGTTCATGATTGGTTCGTTCTTGGGTTGGCTTGTTGTTGTCATCACTAAGCCACCTCGGCATCTTCGTGGTCTCGTTGTTGGTTGTTGTGCTGCTG GGAATTTGGGGAATCTGCCACTTATCATTGTCCCAGCTGTTTGTAAAGAAAAAGGAGGTCCCTTTGGAGATCCTGAGAGTTGTCAGAAATATGGACTGGGTTATGTTTCTCTCTCTATGGCT ATAGGAGCTGTTTACATATGGACTTACGTGTACAATCTTATGCGTGTGCTATCCAACTCTCCTGTTGAAATCCCACATGACTCTGTTGAATCGAACTACGACAGCTGCAAAGTCCCACTCATTTCTTctacggaagaagaagaagaagactaccATAAG GTTGGTAGGTGGGAAAAAGTCAAGCGAAGATTGGTTTCACTGTCAGAGAAAGTCAACCTTCGGACAATATTTGCTCCATCAACTATTGCTGCG ATGATCGCGCTTGTGATCGGAATCATTACTCCTATAAGAAAGCTAGTAATCGGCACAGAAGCTCCTCTCCGGGTGCTTCAAGACTCAGTAACTCTAGTGGG AGATGGGGCCATTCCTGCTATTACCTTGATTATTGGAGGAAACCTACTCAAAGGTATGAGGAGCTCAGGAATGAAAATGTCCAGCATTATCGGCGTCCTCGTTGCGCGTTACGTTTTGCTGCCTATTTGCGGTGTTTTAATCGTAAGGGGAGCATATAAGTTGGATTTAATCACCAAAGAGCCCTTGTACCagttcgttcttcttcttcagtatgCTGTCCCACCAGCTATGAATCTAG GTACAATTACTCAGTTATTTGGAACTGGGGAGAGTGAATGCTCAGTGATGATGCTCTGGACTTACTCTTTAGCTTCGGTTTCACTCACTGTTTGGCCCACATTCTTCATGTGGCTTGTGGCCTAA